A single region of the Manihot esculenta cultivar AM560-2 chromosome 12, M.esculenta_v8, whole genome shotgun sequence genome encodes:
- the LOC110628290 gene encoding uncharacterized protein LOC110628290 — translation MCETDVKGTRMEAPNTNSMKHGTHKAFDPSFFVQLPNKLQNCLKSQLRKLAKDKEEVPVVRKEEGSSAALRIDLERQLQTWRQNPSWVDQPPEIKVTVPKGSLCNINVNVNVGLPPDAVYDIVTDPDNRRVFKNIKEVISRKVLLDEGPRQLVEVEQAAIWRFLWWSGTISVHVLVDQNREDLMMKFKQVKTGFMKKFEGCWRVESLFIDESLCHPFKPKTWAEYYSCTGHKGRIGSKVSLEQIIQPTLVPPPPISWYLRGITTKTTEMIVNDLIAEAARIRGDFSTAGPKGSETSQNFDDEHQNDKSCDIKERWAQHRRNAKKHHRRLLTAE, via the exons ATGTGTGAGACTGATGTAAAAGGGACAAGAATGGAAGCCCCCAACACCAACAGCATGAAACACGGAACACACAAGGCATTTGATCCATCATTTTTTGTACAGCTACCAAACAAGCTTCAGAATTGTTTAAAG TCACAGCTCAGGAAGTTAGCAAAAGATAAAGAGGAAGTACCCGTAGTGAGGAAGGAAGAAGGATCATCTGCTGCTTTGAGGATTGATCTTGAGAGGCAGTTACAAACTTGGAGACAAAATCCTTCCTGGGTTGATCAGCCTCCAGAAATAAAG GTCACTGTACCAAAAGGTTCTCTCTGCAACATCAATGTGAATGTTAACGTTGGGCTGCCTCCAGATGCAGTGTATGATATTGTGACTGACCCTGACAATAGGAGAGTTTTCAAAAACATCAAG GAAGTGATATCAAGGAAAGTTCTGCTTGATGAAGGTCCAAGGCAGTTGGTTGAAGTGGAACAAGCAGCTATATGGAGATTTCTGTGGTGGTCTGGGACCATTTCAGTCCATGTTTTAGTTGATCAGAACAGAGAAGATCTGATG ATGAAATTCAAGCAAGTGAAAACTGGGTTCATGAAAAAATTTGAAGGATGCTGGAGAGTAGAATCCCTGTTCATTGATGAATCTCTCTGCCATCCATTCAAACCTAAAACATGGGCAGAATATTATTCATGTACAGGACACAAAGGAAGAATAGGATCAAAGGTGAGCTTGGAGCAGATAATCCAGCCAACACTAGTTCCACCACCACCCATTTCCTGGTACCTAAGGGGAATCACCACAAAGACTACTGAAATGATTGTAAATGATCTGATTGCTGAAGCTGCCAGAATCAGAGGGGATTTTAGTACTGCAGGGCCCAAAGGATCTGAAACATCTCAGAACTTTGATGATGAGCACCAAAATGACAAGTCATGTGATATTAAAGAGAGATGGGCACAGCATAGGAGAAATGCAAAGAAGCATCATAGAAGATTGTTGACAGCTGAATGA